In a genomic window of Spirosoma agri:
- a CDS encoding acyltransferase family protein, with amino-acid sequence MSKNRISAAAFADTKPHYNILDGLRGVAALTVVCFHVFEAYATSHIDQKINHGYLAVDFFFILSGFVVGYAYDDRWQTMTTNEFIKRRFIRLHPMVVIGAIIGAIMFYYQGCAAWDVSTVSAPRLLVATFINACLIPATPGVEIRGVGEMYPLNGPSWSLFYEYIGTILYAFLLRKLPTSVLFFVVLLAGCGLAAFAIWGPYGDICVGFSLTEENIIGGSLRLLFSFSAGLLLSRVFKPVKVKGAFWLGSLTIVILSALPRIGGSENLWMNGLYDTICVAIVFPVLVYLGASGQTTDKLTTRTGKLLGAISYPLYMVHYPFIYLYYAWVKNENLTFQQSLPGALSLVVGSIVLAYLCLKLYDEPVRRFLTKHLLLVRQYVSSGRQR; translated from the coding sequence ATGTCAAAAAACAGAATTTCTGCTGCTGCATTTGCGGACACCAAGCCGCATTACAACATACTTGACGGATTACGTGGCGTAGCAGCCCTGACCGTTGTCTGTTTTCACGTATTTGAAGCCTACGCAACCAGTCATATAGACCAAAAAATCAATCACGGTTATCTGGCTGTTGATTTCTTCTTTATCCTGTCTGGCTTCGTTGTTGGCTATGCCTATGACGACCGATGGCAGACGATGACGACAAACGAATTCATCAAACGTAGATTCATTCGCTTGCATCCTATGGTGGTGATCGGGGCTATCATCGGGGCGATCATGTTTTACTATCAGGGTTGTGCTGCCTGGGACGTTTCAACCGTATCCGCACCCAGGCTATTGGTGGCCACATTCATAAATGCGTGTCTAATTCCGGCGACCCCCGGCGTTGAAATTCGGGGAGTTGGTGAAATGTATCCGCTGAATGGTCCGAGCTGGTCTTTATTTTACGAATATATTGGTACGATTCTCTATGCGTTTTTGCTCCGTAAGCTCCCGACCAGTGTTCTTTTTTTCGTCGTCCTACTTGCCGGTTGCGGATTGGCGGCATTTGCCATTTGGGGGCCATACGGAGACATATGCGTTGGATTTTCGCTAACGGAAGAAAATATAATCGGCGGTTCGTTGCGTCTGCTATTTTCATTCTCGGCCGGATTGCTGCTGTCTCGCGTATTCAAACCAGTCAAGGTGAAGGGCGCTTTTTGGCTAGGTAGCCTGACAATCGTAATTCTATCCGCACTACCACGAATCGGTGGTAGTGAAAATTTATGGATGAACGGTTTATACGACACAATCTGTGTTGCCATTGTCTTTCCTGTGCTTGTTTATCTTGGTGCTTCCGGACAGACAACGGATAAACTAACGACCCGTACAGGCAAGTTGCTGGGCGCTATTTCTTACCCGTTGTATATGGTACATTATCCCTTCATCTACCTGTATTACGCCTGGGTTAAGAATGAAAACCTCACGTTCCAACAATCGTTGCCCGGTGCGTTATCGCTTGTCGTTGGCTCTATCGTACTGGCTTATTTATGCCTAAAATTGTATGATGAGCCTGTACGTAGGTTTCTGACGAAGCATCTTTTACTAGTACGGCAATACGTTTCATCAGGTCGTCAGCGATAG
- a CDS encoding cation diffusion facilitator family transporter has translation MPASKTPIYSALAANLAIAITKFIAASVTGSSAMVSEGIHSLVDTLNEILLLYGIARSKKPADKSRPFGYGRELYFWAFIVSILIFGVGGGVSFYEGITHLQHPEPIKEPFWNYIVLGIAFCFDGISFITALKEFNRQRGEKPFWSAVKGSKDPSTFVVLFEDASDLLGLIVAFLGVFLGHQFNNPYFDGIASIIIGLILTGVSIVLARESRSLLMGESIESATLSEIVALTESDNAVTSVLQSPSIYLSPEEVLVMLVIDFHDALSTSEINEAISRIRANIQQQFPIVRQVFIEPGVGNEQAT, from the coding sequence ATGCCTGCATCCAAAACTCCCATTTACAGCGCTTTAGCCGCTAACCTAGCTATTGCCATCACTAAATTTATAGCAGCCAGCGTTACGGGCAGTTCGGCAATGGTTTCTGAGGGTATCCACTCGCTGGTTGATACATTGAATGAAATCTTGCTGCTCTACGGCATCGCCCGAAGCAAGAAGCCCGCCGATAAAAGTCGTCCCTTTGGCTACGGTAGAGAGCTGTATTTCTGGGCGTTCATCGTATCCATCCTGATTTTTGGCGTCGGCGGTGGTGTTTCGTTTTACGAAGGCATCACGCACTTACAACACCCCGAACCCATCAAAGAACCCTTCTGGAACTACATTGTGCTTGGCATAGCGTTCTGCTTCGATGGCATTTCGTTCATTACGGCTCTCAAAGAATTTAACCGACAGCGCGGGGAGAAACCGTTCTGGTCCGCGGTCAAAGGCAGTAAAGACCCCTCTACGTTTGTTGTGCTTTTCGAAGATGCCTCGGATCTCTTGGGATTGATCGTTGCCTTTCTGGGCGTTTTTCTGGGCCATCAATTCAATAACCCTTATTTTGATGGTATCGCTTCGATCATTATCGGCCTGATTCTCACCGGCGTTTCTATCGTGCTGGCCCGCGAAAGCCGAAGCCTGCTCATGGGCGAAAGCATTGAATCGGCAACGTTGAGCGAAATCGTAGCCCTGACAGAAAGCGATAACGCGGTAACCAGCGTTCTTCAATCGCCGTCCATTTACCTTAGCCCGGAAGAAGTACTGGTGATGCTGGTAATCGACTTTCACGATGCCTTGTCGACCTCAGAAATCAATGAAGCAATCAGCCGGATTCGAGCCAACATTCAGCAACAGTTTCCAATTGTCAGGCAGGTTTTTATCGAGCCGGGCGTAGGCAATGAACAGGCAACTTAA
- the namA gene encoding NADPH dehydrogenase NamA gives MSALFSPITIRSIQLKNRIVVSPMCQYSSENGFTNDWHLVHLGSRAVGGAGLIITEAAAISPEGRISPHDLGIWKDEHIAGLKRITQFINQQGAVAGIQLAHAGRKASHHRPWDGGKAIAPTEEKGWETVAPSPIPFTETEPIPLELTTEGIHNVLADFQDATRRSVEAGFQVAEIHAAHGYLLHQFLSPLSNQRTDNYGGSFDNRIRLLLEVIERVQTVWPEEYPLFVRISATDWTEGGWTADDSVALATVLKTKGVDVIDCSTGGNVAKAKIPVGPGYQVEFAERVKQEAGILTAAVGLITTVEQAEEILESGQADFILMAREFLRDPYFPLHAAHTLGDEIAWPAQYERAKPR, from the coding sequence ATGTCTGCTCTTTTTTCGCCTATCACCATCCGAAGTATCCAGCTCAAAAACCGGATTGTTGTTTCACCGATGTGCCAGTATTCCAGTGAGAATGGGTTTACCAATGACTGGCATCTGGTTCACCTGGGGAGCCGGGCCGTGGGTGGTGCCGGATTGATCATCACGGAAGCGGCCGCCATATCGCCTGAAGGACGCATTTCTCCGCACGACCTGGGTATCTGGAAAGATGAACACATCGCCGGTCTGAAACGCATCACGCAGTTCATTAACCAGCAGGGAGCCGTAGCCGGTATTCAGCTGGCCCATGCCGGCCGGAAAGCAAGCCATCACCGCCCGTGGGATGGTGGCAAAGCCATTGCCCCAACCGAAGAAAAAGGGTGGGAAACCGTAGCGCCAAGTCCAATACCCTTCACCGAAACAGAGCCAATTCCGCTGGAGTTGACCACCGAAGGCATTCACAATGTGCTGGCAGATTTTCAGGATGCGACCCGTCGGTCCGTAGAGGCTGGTTTTCAGGTGGCTGAGATTCACGCAGCACACGGATACCTGCTCCATCAGTTTCTGTCGCCATTGAGCAATCAGCGGACCGATAATTACGGCGGTTCGTTTGACAACCGGATTCGATTATTGCTGGAAGTGATCGAGCGCGTACAGACCGTCTGGCCCGAAGAATACCCGCTTTTTGTTCGTATATCGGCTACCGACTGGACCGAAGGCGGCTGGACTGCCGATGATTCGGTGGCGCTGGCTACTGTCCTGAAAACGAAGGGTGTCGATGTGATCGATTGCTCGACGGGCGGGAACGTGGCTAAGGCTAAGATTCCCGTTGGTCCTGGTTATCAGGTAGAATTTGCCGAGCGGGTCAAACAGGAAGCGGGTATACTGACCGCTGCGGTCGGTCTGATCACCACCGTTGAGCAGGCAGAAGAAATCCTCGAAAGCGGGCAGGCCGACTTTATCCTGATGGCCCGTGAGTTTTTGCGGGATCCTTATTTCCCACTCCATGCCGCCCACACGCTGGGTGATGAGATTGCCTGGCCAGCGCAATACGAACGCGCAAAACCGAGGTAA
- the ypfJ gene encoding KPN_02809 family neutral zinc metallopeptidase, which translates to MRWLGQSESENVEDRRGGGGGGGLLVGGGIGTVVIAVIVMLLGGDPSQILNQSSDSSSQTEAQAPTGPQPDDAAASFTSKVLGSTETVWTKLFAEQGKQYRKPVLVMFRGATESGCGTAQEAMGPFYCPADQKVYIDLSFYDELAQRFQAPGDFAMAYVVAHEIGHHVQKQLGIMDKVDALRQRLGEREFNKVSVRLELQADFFAGVWANHAQGQSIALDANDVEAALTAANAIGDDKIQEQTQGRVVPDAFTHGSSAQRVYWFKKGLKTGDISQGDTFNSNEDSNL; encoded by the coding sequence ATGCGTTGGCTAGGACAAAGTGAAAGTGAAAACGTCGAAGATCGACGCGGAGGAGGTGGTGGTGGAGGATTACTGGTTGGCGGTGGCATCGGCACCGTTGTGATAGCCGTTATCGTCATGCTTCTGGGCGGAGATCCGTCGCAGATACTGAATCAAAGTTCGGATTCGTCCAGCCAGACAGAAGCACAGGCCCCTACTGGCCCCCAGCCCGATGATGCCGCTGCCAGTTTTACCAGTAAAGTATTAGGCAGTACGGAAACCGTCTGGACAAAACTCTTTGCTGAGCAGGGAAAACAGTACCGTAAACCCGTGCTGGTCATGTTCAGGGGAGCTACGGAATCGGGTTGCGGAACGGCGCAGGAAGCGATGGGCCCGTTCTATTGCCCTGCCGATCAAAAAGTGTACATTGACCTGTCGTTCTATGATGAGCTGGCGCAGCGTTTCCAAGCTCCCGGCGACTTTGCTATGGCCTACGTTGTGGCGCATGAGATTGGTCACCATGTGCAGAAGCAGTTGGGTATCATGGATAAAGTGGATGCTCTCCGGCAGCGCCTGGGCGAACGGGAGTTTAACAAAGTATCCGTTCGGCTGGAATTGCAGGCTGATTTTTTTGCGGGCGTCTGGGCGAATCACGCGCAGGGGCAAAGCATCGCCCTCGATGCGAACGACGTTGAGGCTGCGCTTACTGCTGCCAATGCCATTGGGGACGATAAAATTCAGGAGCAGACCCAGGGTCGCGTTGTTCCGGATGCCTTCACCCACGGTAGTTCAGCGCAACGCGTATACTGGTTCAAGAAAGGGCTCAAAACTGGCGATATCAGTCAGGGCGATACCTTTAACAGCAACGAAGATTCCAATTTGTAG
- a CDS encoding IPT/TIG domain-containing protein, producing the protein MKSVSVSFIFLFLVLSLSACRVKHAPPELTVLLPKEAYVGQEITLGGYQFGTEPVVTFTIAGSAIVGQVSDLSEQSLRVTVPLIPPGIAQVRVQTGEGVSDPLPLSVLQPPPVVTSITPGNGLPGSEVVLTGNYLNQIQELRFEQTPAIVKDSSATRLTLIVPPNIARGSLNIVVTTKGGEVSTGFIVAGTPQITSISPTVGKPGAELIIRGQNLSDGLTRINGLAVDRNQTSVRDTEIRTVIPTNATSGKVTVTVFDKLIATSADSLKIVLQPAVASLSARDGITGDKVILTGINLRDVSTVLFGTVSVPFRLVSDTQLEATVPNLGSPAQVTVSVASAGGNASASDPFFFYVAPSNLTVSPIRQLRLQPLTITGQNLYRITDVRVSGVSVPITSRIEGSQLLINVPADAVSGVITVTNRAGTATSQPFVVVQNPVITDFLPAKGRSGDRVVVRGNFLFNAQFYFTGSVSPAADGGKNEDTERWILVPTDAQTGPIRVLNATNQAVLTDDFTVVRLATITDFTPKTAKVGDELTITGQNLANVTAVKFNGGTSAVATFRLSGASLIVTVPTGAAVGQICLTTEAGSTCTSANFTPAR; encoded by the coding sequence ATGAAGTCAGTTTCCGTTAGTTTTATTTTTCTTTTTCTAGTACTCAGCCTATCAGCCTGCCGCGTCAAACATGCCCCACCCGAACTGACCGTGCTTTTGCCAAAAGAAGCTTATGTTGGTCAGGAGATTACGCTGGGGGGCTATCAATTCGGTACGGAACCGGTGGTAACGTTTACCATAGCCGGATCGGCGATAGTGGGTCAAGTCTCGGATTTGTCGGAGCAGAGCCTACGCGTAACCGTTCCGCTTATACCCCCCGGTATAGCCCAGGTACGGGTTCAGACGGGCGAAGGCGTTTCAGATCCCCTCCCCCTTTCGGTGTTGCAGCCACCACCCGTTGTGACCTCCATAACCCCCGGAAATGGCCTGCCGGGTTCGGAAGTCGTTCTGACCGGAAACTACCTTAACCAGATTCAGGAGCTTCGGTTTGAGCAGACGCCGGCCATCGTGAAAGATAGTTCGGCTACCAGACTGACGCTGATCGTGCCACCAAACATAGCGCGGGGATCGCTCAATATCGTTGTTACCACAAAGGGAGGGGAAGTGTCGACCGGATTTATCGTGGCCGGAACACCGCAGATAACCAGTATTTCGCCTACCGTTGGGAAGCCGGGCGCGGAGCTGATCATACGGGGGCAGAACTTGTCCGACGGCCTGACGCGCATAAATGGGCTAGCCGTTGACCGTAACCAGACCAGCGTTAGAGACACCGAAATACGAACGGTAATTCCGACCAATGCCACGTCCGGCAAAGTAACGGTCACCGTCTTCGATAAATTGATCGCTACCAGTGCCGATAGTCTCAAAATTGTGCTGCAACCTGCCGTAGCCAGTTTAAGCGCACGCGACGGGATCACGGGCGATAAAGTTATCCTAACCGGGATCAACCTGCGCGATGTATCGACGGTATTGTTCGGAACGGTCTCTGTTCCGTTCCGGCTTGTGAGCGATACGCAACTCGAAGCAACGGTACCTAATCTGGGCTCACCGGCACAGGTGACGGTTTCGGTTGCCAGCGCGGGTGGCAATGCCAGCGCATCCGACCCCTTTTTCTTTTACGTAGCGCCGTCAAATCTGACCGTAAGCCCAATACGCCAGCTACGATTACAACCGCTCACCATCACGGGGCAGAATCTGTACCGTATCACTGATGTTCGGGTGAGTGGCGTATCCGTGCCGATCACCAGCCGCATCGAGGGTTCACAGCTGCTGATCAATGTACCAGCCGATGCCGTCAGTGGCGTCATTACGGTCACAAACCGAGCCGGAACCGCCACCAGTCAGCCTTTCGTCGTGGTGCAGAATCCCGTAATTACTGATTTTCTCCCAGCTAAAGGCCGCTCTGGCGACCGTGTTGTCGTGCGCGGAAATTTCCTGTTCAACGCGCAGTTCTACTTCACCGGCTCTGTCAGCCCAGCCGCCGATGGAGGTAAAAACGAGGATACCGAACGCTGGATACTGGTTCCGACCGACGCTCAGACGGGTCCTATCCGTGTGTTGAACGCTACCAACCAGGCTGTACTCACCGATGACTTTACCGTTGTTCGTCTGGCGACCATCACCGATTTTACCCCAAAAACGGCAAAAGTCGGGGACGAACTAACGATAACAGGTCAGAATCTGGCGAATGTTACGGCGGTAAAATTCAATGGAGGGACATCGGCAGTAGCTACGTTCCGGCTATCGGGCGCTTCACTGATCGTAACGGTTCCAACCGGTGCTGCTGTCGGGCAAATCTGCCTGACGACCGAAGCGGGCAGTACCTGTACCAGCGCAAATTTCACTCCGGCGAGATAA
- a CDS encoding P-loop NTPase family protein has protein sequence MNYRSLKSSNLVKIATLGELKAAGYTSRSIKQELRENLIERIRNKEVVFPGIWGYEDTVIPDVERAILSMHHINLLGLRGQAKTRIARLMVNLLDEYIPVVAGSELNDDPLQPLSRFALDLIAEKGDQTPITWMHRDDRYTEKLATPDVSVADLIGDVDPIKAATLKLPYSDERTIHFGLIPRSHRCIFVINELPDLQARIQVSLFNILQEGDIQIRGFKLRLPLDIQFVFTANPEDYTNRGSIVTPLKDRIDSQIVTHYPKSIEIGKKITMQEAIVKPEQKGMVKTNELIIDLIEQIAIEARESEYVDSKSGVSARMTISAYENLLSSAERRTLLNGEKDTYVRIADLYGVVPAICGKVELVYEGEVEGPVIVAQNLIGKAVRNQFLTYFPNPEKAKKDKRGNPYKKITDWFGDGNVMEILSELSNRDYEARLRTIDGLDDLVDQFHGKLSKPEKLFMMEFALHGLAEHSLIGKKALDTGQQFKDLLGSMFNPDSGFGEEEDEDDDSRY, from the coding sequence ATGAACTACCGCAGCCTGAAGTCATCAAATCTAGTAAAAATTGCAACGCTCGGCGAACTGAAAGCCGCGGGGTATACATCCCGGTCGATTAAGCAGGAGCTACGGGAAAACCTGATCGAACGGATACGAAACAAAGAAGTCGTGTTTCCGGGGATCTGGGGTTACGAAGATACCGTCATCCCGGACGTAGAACGGGCCATTTTGTCTATGCACCACATCAACCTGCTTGGGTTGCGTGGTCAGGCAAAGACCCGGATTGCCCGCTTGATGGTCAACTTGTTAGATGAATACATTCCGGTAGTGGCCGGGTCGGAACTCAACGACGATCCACTCCAGCCGTTATCGCGTTTTGCGCTGGATCTGATTGCTGAAAAAGGTGACCAGACGCCCATCACGTGGATGCACCGGGATGATCGGTATACCGAAAAACTGGCTACGCCCGATGTCTCGGTCGCTGACCTTATCGGTGACGTAGACCCTATTAAAGCGGCCACGCTCAAGCTGCCTTATTCGGACGAACGGACCATTCACTTTGGCCTGATTCCGCGCTCGCATCGCTGTATTTTCGTTATCAATGAATTGCCCGATTTGCAGGCCCGTATTCAGGTGTCGCTCTTCAACATTTTGCAGGAAGGTGACATTCAGATTCGGGGGTTCAAACTTCGCCTGCCGCTCGATATTCAGTTTGTCTTCACGGCTAACCCGGAAGATTATACCAACCGGGGTAGCATTGTGACGCCACTGAAAGACCGGATCGATTCGCAGATTGTGACGCACTATCCGAAGTCGATCGAGATCGGGAAGAAAATTACGATGCAGGAAGCCATCGTGAAGCCGGAGCAGAAAGGCATGGTGAAGACCAACGAACTGATCATCGATCTCATCGAGCAGATTGCCATCGAGGCCCGCGAAAGTGAGTATGTCGATTCGAAGAGTGGTGTGTCGGCCCGGATGACTATTTCAGCCTACGAAAATCTCCTGTCATCGGCTGAACGCCGTACCCTGCTGAATGGGGAGAAAGATACTTATGTGCGCATTGCTGATCTGTACGGTGTTGTACCTGCCATTTGCGGTAAGGTCGAGCTGGTTTACGAAGGTGAGGTTGAAGGACCGGTCATCGTCGCGCAGAACCTGATCGGTAAAGCGGTGCGGAATCAGTTTCTGACGTATTTCCCGAATCCGGAAAAGGCCAAGAAAGACAAACGGGGTAACCCATACAAGAAAATTACCGACTGGTTCGGTGATGGCAATGTGATGGAAATCCTGAGCGAACTATCAAACCGCGATTACGAAGCCCGACTGCGCACCATCGACGGGCTGGACGATCTGGTCGATCAGTTCCACGGAAAGTTGAGCAAGCCCGAAAAACTGTTCATGATGGAGTTTGCGCTGCACGGTCTGGCCGAGCACTCGCTCATCGGTAAAAAAGCCCTCGACACGGGTCAGCAATTCAAGGATCTGTTAGGCTCTATGTTCAACCCCGACAGTGGTTTCGGTGAAGAGGAGGACGAGGACGACGATAGCCGCTACTAG
- a CDS encoding gliding motility-associated C-terminal domain-containing protein: MRISTFRVILFLLTLVYSFTSWATHQVGGQLEMRAIGDVPGHYHITVINYLEDGTTGISRQSNTGNLGIFRKRDNALMLPFTVRETAARQPIIYSNEFCAALRNLKFVTLTYEADIQLAPSSYADAAGYYISYQTRNRNAGINNISNPSQTGFTFYLEFPAIQQNGTLFVNSSPRFSPINGEYICLGDPFTFSFAATDADGDDLRYSLVTPLNQKGTGNTQNAVSAAPYPDVSWLSGFGATNAIPGSPTLSINEQTGQLAVTASQLGLFVFAVKVEEYRNGMRIGEVRRDFQFLVVDCPPATTPNPAVQVKDRALGIRSVTICRGDSTVIQATADANWNYQWRRDGVNLPHATTSSITVREAGEYTVVVSQKAACSKTGNSPGVIITVVGAEGKLSTSGHLCATTGSVQINMSGSTDVTYQWYMNGQAMSGKTTDSVTTSQPGKYWIVLTQQPTGCVFRTDTVGIDRSAAVQAAIQSATGSHRLCPQSSLALTGSGGVAYAWQKDGQTLSSIATSDANYSATAAGVYSLTATDAYGCTGISTAFTVEQIPPVTVTLDSIPDMCGTNVPIVTLIGSPPGGEYTGNGVAEAQFSAQKAGVGQHSVAYTVKAAPECVGTVATRKAVVAPIPTIQLTDSLTTYKGNTFTLDPVYSGNPNQYRWVSATYLSDDKAANPTITNILADITYTLDVKNSSGCEAKDTIHITVYERVWVPDAFTPNGDGLNDVLRLPGIEAFPEAVITIFNRWGEVVYLSNGGYVKPFDGTYNGNDLPTGVYPYTLRPIPGKPSMQGRLLLLRDHH; encoded by the coding sequence ATGCGTATATCTACTTTTCGAGTTATACTTTTTCTGTTGACGCTGGTGTATTCGTTTACGTCGTGGGCCACTCATCAGGTTGGCGGACAACTGGAAATGCGAGCGATCGGCGATGTACCCGGTCATTACCACATCACGGTTATTAACTACCTCGAAGACGGCACGACGGGTATTTCCAGACAGTCAAATACGGGAAATCTAGGCATCTTCCGCAAGCGGGACAACGCGCTTATGCTGCCCTTTACGGTTCGCGAAACAGCTGCGCGTCAGCCAATTATTTACAGTAATGAATTTTGTGCGGCCTTACGCAACCTGAAATTTGTAACGCTTACTTACGAAGCCGATATTCAGCTCGCGCCTTCTTCGTATGCTGATGCAGCCGGTTACTACATTTCCTATCAGACCCGCAATCGAAACGCAGGTATAAACAACATCAGTAATCCGTCACAAACCGGTTTCACGTTCTACCTGGAATTTCCGGCTATCCAGCAAAACGGAACGTTATTCGTCAACTCGTCTCCCCGATTTTCCCCCATAAACGGCGAATATATCTGTCTGGGCGATCCATTTACGTTTTCGTTCGCAGCCACGGACGCCGATGGCGACGACCTGCGCTACTCACTGGTGACGCCCCTGAACCAGAAAGGGACCGGCAACACGCAGAACGCCGTATCGGCAGCGCCCTACCCCGATGTGAGCTGGTTATCAGGCTTTGGGGCTACCAACGCCATACCGGGCAGCCCGACCTTATCCATCAACGAGCAAACGGGACAACTCGCCGTAACGGCCAGTCAACTGGGCTTATTCGTGTTTGCCGTGAAGGTAGAGGAGTATCGGAACGGCATGAGAATTGGTGAGGTAAGACGGGATTTCCAGTTTCTGGTTGTCGATTGTCCACCCGCTACAACGCCAAATCCAGCCGTTCAGGTCAAAGATCGGGCACTGGGTATTCGTAGTGTCACCATCTGCCGGGGGGATTCGACGGTTATTCAGGCTACTGCGGATGCGAACTGGAACTACCAATGGCGTCGGGACGGCGTCAATCTGCCGCATGCAACTACATCGTCCATAACGGTTCGTGAGGCAGGTGAATATACCGTTGTCGTTTCGCAGAAAGCCGCCTGTAGTAAAACGGGTAATTCGCCGGGGGTAATTATCACCGTGGTCGGAGCCGAGGGTAAACTGAGTACCAGTGGTCATTTGTGCGCTACAACGGGTTCGGTGCAGATCAATATGTCCGGCAGTACTGATGTTACCTATCAGTGGTACATGAATGGACAGGCAATGAGCGGTAAAACCACGGATTCAGTGACGACCAGTCAGCCGGGTAAATACTGGATAGTATTGACCCAGCAACCCACCGGTTGTGTTTTCAGAACGGATACAGTGGGCATAGACCGGTCAGCAGCGGTTCAGGCGGCCATTCAATCGGCAACGGGTTCTCATCGGTTATGTCCTCAGTCCTCGCTGGCGTTGACCGGGAGCGGTGGCGTTGCCTACGCCTGGCAGAAAGATGGACAAACGCTGTCCAGTATAGCGACATCGGACGCCAATTACTCGGCGACAGCTGCCGGTGTTTACAGCCTCACGGCGACAGATGCATACGGCTGCACCGGCATCTCCACGGCGTTCACCGTTGAGCAAATTCCACCCGTAACCGTTACGCTGGACTCCATTCCCGATATGTGTGGCACCAATGTTCCAATAGTTACGCTTATTGGTAGCCCGCCCGGTGGGGAGTATACGGGAAACGGTGTGGCCGAAGCCCAGTTCAGCGCCCAGAAAGCTGGCGTAGGACAACACAGCGTTGCCTATACGGTAAAAGCTGCTCCCGAATGCGTCGGTACCGTAGCAACCCGGAAGGCAGTCGTTGCCCCGATACCAACGATTCAGCTGACCGACTCACTGACAACCTACAAAGGCAATACATTTACGCTTGATCCTGTTTATTCCGGCAATCCGAATCAGTATCGGTGGGTGTCGGCTACGTATCTTAGTGACGATAAAGCAGCGAATCCAACAATAACCAATATACTAGCCGACATTACGTACACGCTCGACGTTAAGAACAGTAGCGGTTGCGAGGCCAAGGACACTATTCACATCACGGTTTACGAGCGCGTTTGGGTTCCCGACGCCTTTACGCCCAATGGGGATGGCCTGAACGATGTGCTTCGGCTGCCCGGTATCGAGGCTTTTCCGGAAGCCGTTATCACGATTTTCAACCGCTGGGGCGAAGTCGTTTACCTATCCAATGGTGGTTACGTCAAGCCCTTCGATGGCACGTACAATGGCAACGATTTGCCTACTGGCGTCTATCCTTATACACTACGCCCGATACCCGGTAAGCCATCGATGCAGGGCCGCCTGTTGCTGCTCCGTGATCATCATTGA